A single region of the Erythrobacter sp. genome encodes:
- a CDS encoding EAL domain-containing protein produces MAGFFGRIRKQGDEAANGAEGPVAPAPIAASDLARRVELLDSLEETGVGWFWASDAEGRMIYCSPAAIAPFDISPTELAARTITQLFEEERKDEGKGEGTARPLKFLLAARGTLGPTPVRVKLGKGETWWEIAGKPRFAKDGSFAGYRGTARDITGTHEERRKAERASQYDSLTGLANRYRMSRQLEQTLKAYAHAKRSCALMMLDLDRFKQVNDTLGHPAGDELLKQVAGRIRRVLGDRVEIGRLGGDEFQAIIPDGDDRGELGDIAQQLIQMASQPYSINGSRAVIGVSIGIAVAPYDGIEPEELTKAADLALYAAKGGGRGQHRFYSRELRDQASFRHQIEQDLRDAIHGDQLRMHYQPIVDAKTHEVACMEALMRWEHPQRGMISPADFIPVAEEVGLIREMGTWALNDVCRTVSTWPGTVKAAVNVSAVQFAADDFVDVVRKALKSSGVDPGRIELEITESVFMGDVERSARVFAALKKLGVRLALDDFGTGYSSLSYLRDAPFDKIKIDQSFVRGCAGRDSNNLAIVAAVVSLAGALGMETVAEGVETKDELDAVTKQGASHIQGILFSRAMPGEEVLRRFEEGELHFTPRGPEKYRAERRTEFRRIGLIHGDHRYNVFLRNLSKTGAKIEGLLGIEVGTEVVLDLGGGQLAVAVVRRSEGSAQGLEFETPLISDGADGLCTRHRVSPYQIELAGKPLQALGDDPYAALMTMQNRAPKAFMEVQLN; encoded by the coding sequence CGAAGGGCGGATGATCTATTGCTCGCCCGCCGCGATCGCGCCCTTCGACATCTCGCCCACCGAACTCGCCGCGCGCACGATCACGCAGTTGTTCGAGGAAGAGCGCAAGGACGAGGGCAAGGGCGAGGGCACGGCCCGCCCGCTCAAGTTCCTGCTCGCCGCGCGCGGCACGCTCGGGCCGACCCCGGTTCGCGTGAAGCTCGGCAAGGGCGAGACCTGGTGGGAGATCGCGGGCAAGCCGCGCTTTGCCAAGGACGGCAGTTTCGCCGGTTATCGCGGGACCGCGCGCGACATCACCGGCACGCACGAGGAACGGCGCAAGGCCGAGCGCGCCTCGCAATATGATTCGCTTACCGGCCTTGCCAATCGCTACCGCATGAGCCGCCAGCTCGAACAGACGCTCAAGGCTTATGCCCATGCCAAGCGGTCCTGCGCGCTGATGATGCTCGACCTCGACCGTTTCAAGCAGGTCAACGACACGCTGGGCCACCCGGCGGGCGACGAATTGCTCAAGCAGGTCGCGGGGCGCATCCGCCGGGTGCTGGGCGACCGGGTCGAGATCGGACGGCTCGGGGGCGACGAATTCCAGGCGATCATCCCCGACGGCGACGACCGCGGCGAGCTCGGCGACATTGCCCAGCAGCTCATCCAGATGGCCTCGCAGCCCTATTCGATCAACGGCAGCCGCGCGGTGATCGGGGTGTCGATCGGGATCGCGGTCGCGCCCTATGACGGGATCGAGCCCGAGGAACTGACCAAGGCCGCCGACCTTGCGCTCTATGCCGCCAAGGGCGGGGGGCGCGGGCAGCACCGCTTTTATTCGCGCGAACTGCGCGACCAGGCGAGCTTCCGCCACCAGATCGAACAGGACCTGCGCGATGCGATCCACGGCGACCAGCTGCGGATGCATTACCAGCCGATCGTCGATGCGAAGACCCACGAGGTCGCGTGCATGGAAGCGCTTATGCGCTGGGAACATCCGCAGCGCGGGATGATTTCGCCGGCCGATTTCATCCCCGTCGCCGAGGAAGTCGGCCTGATCCGCGAAATGGGGACCTGGGCGCTGAACGATGTATGCCGCACGGTCAGCACGTGGCCCGGCACGGTCAAGGCCGCCGTCAATGTCTCGGCGGTGCAGTTCGCGGCCGACGATTTCGTGGACGTGGTCAGGAAGGCGCTCAAGAGCTCCGGAGTCGATCCCGGTCGGATCGAGCTCGAGATCACCGAAAGCGTGTTCATGGGCGATGTCGAGCGTTCGGCTCGGGTCTTCGCCGCGCTCAAGAAACTGGGCGTGCGGCTCGCGCTCGACGATTTCGGCACGGGTTATTCGTCGCTCAGTTACCTGCGCGATGCGCCTTTCGACAAGATCAAGATCGACCAGAGCTTCGTGCGCGGCTGCGCTGGGCGCGACAGCAACAACCTCGCCATCGTCGCCGCCGTCGTCAGCCTCGCGGGTGCGCTCGGCATGGAAACGGTCGCCGAAGGGGTCGAGACGAAGGACGAACTCGACGCGGTGACGAAGCAGGGTGCGAGCCACATCCAGGGCATTCTGTTCTCGCGCGCCATGCCGGGCGAGGAGGTGCTGCGCCGGTTCGAGGAGGGCGAGCTTCACTTCACCCCGCGCGGGCCGGAAAAATACCGCGCCGAGCGGCGCACCGAATTCCGCCGGATCGGGCTCATCCACGGCGATCATCGCTACAACGTGTTCCTGCGCAACCTGTCGAAGACCGGGGCCAAGATCGAAGGTCTGCTGGGCATCGAGGTCGGGACCGAGGTGGTGCTCGACCTAGGCGGCGGGCAACTTGCGGTGGCGGTGGTGCGGCGGTCGGAAGGCTCGGCCCAGGGGCTCGAATTCGAAACCCCGCTGATCAGCGACGGGGCCGACGGCCTGTGCACCCGCCACCGGGTGTCGCCCTATCAGATCGAGCTCGCCGGAAAGCCGCTCCAGGCGCTCGGCGATGATCCCTATGCGGCGCTCATGACGATGCAGAATCGCGCCCCCAAGG